A single Cnuibacter physcomitrellae DNA region contains:
- a CDS encoding alpha/beta fold hydrolase yields MRSPRRSSVEVDGGSLAVHEWPGNGPDAVVAVHGITANHAAFHALAEALPDVRLIAPDLRGRGSSRALPGPYTLDQHAEDVLAVITAASAAPVTLVGHSMGAFVAVLAAARRPDLVRSLVLVDGGLPFPPGPGSEEERVQATLGPALARLDMTFSDREAYHDFWRTHPAFAGSWSDAIAAYADADLVGEGPDLRPGSNPEAIAVSARELLGHAGHASALRSLAEQPVTFIRAPRGLLDQPEALYSPDVVDAWRRELPGWRIVEADDANHYTVVMAPAGAALVARVVRDAPIPTAS; encoded by the coding sequence ATGAGGTCTCCGCGACGATCCTCGGTCGAGGTCGACGGAGGCTCGCTCGCCGTCCACGAGTGGCCGGGGAACGGGCCGGATGCGGTGGTCGCCGTGCACGGCATCACCGCGAACCACGCGGCGTTCCACGCCCTCGCGGAGGCGCTCCCGGACGTCAGGCTGATCGCCCCCGACCTGCGCGGACGCGGGTCGAGCCGGGCGCTGCCCGGCCCGTACACTCTCGACCAGCACGCCGAGGACGTCCTCGCCGTGATCACCGCGGCATCCGCCGCTCCCGTGACGCTCGTCGGCCACTCCATGGGCGCCTTCGTCGCCGTCCTCGCCGCGGCCAGGCGACCCGATCTGGTGCGCAGCCTCGTCCTCGTCGACGGCGGGCTCCCCTTCCCTCCCGGCCCGGGAAGCGAGGAGGAGCGGGTGCAGGCGACGCTCGGGCCCGCCCTGGCGCGACTCGACATGACGTTCTCCGATCGCGAGGCGTACCACGACTTCTGGCGCACGCATCCCGCGTTCGCCGGTTCCTGGAGCGACGCGATCGCGGCCTACGCCGATGCCGACCTGGTCGGGGAGGGGCCGGACCTCCGGCCGGGCTCGAACCCCGAGGCCATCGCCGTGAGCGCTCGTGAGCTGCTGGGCCATGCCGGGCACGCCTCCGCCCTGCGATCCCTGGCGGAGCAGCCCGTCACGTTCATCCGGGCACCCCGTGGCCTCCTGGACCAGCCGGAGGCGCTGTACTCCCCCGACGTCGTGGACGCCTGGCGGCGCGAGCTCCCCGGGTGGCGGATCGTCGAGGCCGACGACGCCAACCACTACACCGTCGTCATGGCTCCCGCGGGCGCCGCCCTCGTCGCTCGCGTCGTCCGAGACGCCCCGATCCCCACCGCATCCTGA
- a CDS encoding alpha/beta fold hydrolase, whose product MTVENPATTPAERLLPGIVQHTVETPRLRAAVLERPGTGTPVVFVHGNVSSSLFWQPAMLALESGVRAVAVDLRGFGDSETLPVDATRGLRDFAEDVESVLDTLGIDEAHLVGWSMGGGVAMQMLLDRPTLVRSLTLVSPVSPYGFGATRLDGSLTTPDAAGSGGGGANPDFVARLQAGDRTAEAPTSPRSVFRSSYVHAAYRSPLEDLWVESMLSTSTSEGNYPGDSVASENWPGFAPGRTGVLNTMAPQNLDLTGIVDVDPKPRIAWVHGLDDAIVSDTSFFDLNHLGQLGVIPGWPGEEEAPAQPMKAQIRAVLGRYEAAGGEVVEEAWASCGHSPHLEHPDDFRRVLEAQLAARPVG is encoded by the coding sequence ATGACCGTCGAGAACCCCGCCACGACCCCCGCCGAGCGCCTCCTGCCCGGCATCGTGCAGCACACCGTCGAGACGCCGAGGCTCCGCGCCGCCGTGCTCGAGCGCCCCGGCACCGGGACCCCGGTGGTCTTCGTGCACGGCAACGTCTCGTCGTCGCTGTTCTGGCAGCCCGCCATGTTGGCCCTCGAGTCCGGGGTCCGCGCGGTGGCCGTCGACCTGCGGGGGTTCGGCGACAGCGAGACGCTGCCCGTCGACGCCACCCGGGGCCTCCGCGACTTCGCGGAGGACGTCGAGAGCGTGCTCGACACGCTCGGGATCGACGAGGCCCACCTCGTCGGCTGGAGCATGGGCGGCGGCGTGGCCATGCAGATGCTGCTCGACCGGCCGACGCTCGTCCGGTCGCTCACGCTCGTCTCCCCCGTGTCACCCTACGGGTTCGGGGCCACGAGGCTCGACGGGTCCCTGACGACGCCGGACGCCGCGGGCTCCGGCGGCGGCGGGGCCAACCCCGACTTCGTCGCCCGGCTCCAGGCCGGGGATCGCACCGCGGAGGCGCCGACGTCACCCCGGTCGGTGTTCCGGTCGTCCTACGTGCACGCCGCGTACCGGAGTCCTCTCGAGGACCTCTGGGTGGAGTCGATGCTCTCGACGTCGACGTCCGAGGGGAACTACCCCGGCGACTCGGTCGCCTCCGAGAACTGGCCCGGCTTCGCGCCCGGCCGCACCGGCGTGCTGAACACGATGGCGCCGCAGAACCTCGACCTCACCGGCATCGTCGACGTCGACCCGAAGCCGCGGATCGCGTGGGTGCACGGTCTCGACGACGCCATCGTGTCCGACACCTCCTTCTTCGACCTCAACCACCTCGGACAGCTCGGGGTCATCCCGGGCTGGCCCGGCGAGGAGGAGGCACCCGCGCAGCCGATGAAGGCGCAGATCCGCGCGGTGCTCGGGCGCTACGAGGCCGCGGGCGGCGAGGTCGTCGAGGAGGCGTGGGCCTCGTGCGGTCACTCCCCCCACCTCGAGCACCCGGACGACTTCCGCCGCGTGCTCGAGGCCCAGCTCGCGGCGAGGCCCGTGGGCTGA
- a CDS encoding glycerate kinase, producing MARRIVIAPDSFKGTIDAADAARALEEGWRTIRPDDDVLLRPMADGGEGTVDAFAVAREGAERRRVTVTGPDDRPVEADWLLYRDPAGRLTGLVELANTSGITLLDPLRPFTAHTRGFGQAIAAALAAGIDRLALAIGGSSSTDGGAGALAELGARLRDADGRPVPDGAGGLGLLASVDLEGLAGLPPAGASVLTDVTNPLLGPLGAVAVFGRQKGILDGDAPRAEAALARWGELLAEATGVDPSTPGAGAAGGTGFGLLAWGAELERGSAAVGAELGLPDAVADADVVITGEGRYDGQSEAGKVPAYVRGLAQAAGARTALVAGAIAADASAFDAHASLTALAGSTEEALARPREHLVAAGVALARSLAS from the coding sequence GTGGCTCGACGCATCGTCATCGCACCGGACTCCTTCAAGGGCACGATCGACGCCGCGGACGCCGCGCGAGCGCTCGAGGAGGGCTGGCGCACGATCCGTCCGGACGACGACGTCCTCCTGCGGCCCATGGCCGACGGAGGCGAGGGGACGGTCGACGCGTTCGCCGTCGCGCGCGAGGGCGCGGAGCGGCGGCGCGTCACCGTCACGGGCCCCGACGACCGACCGGTCGAGGCGGACTGGCTCCTCTACCGCGACCCCGCCGGACGGCTGACGGGCCTCGTCGAGCTGGCCAACACCAGCGGGATCACCCTGCTCGATCCGCTCCGGCCCTTCACCGCCCACACGCGCGGCTTCGGGCAGGCGATCGCCGCCGCGCTCGCGGCCGGGATCGATCGGCTCGCGCTCGCGATCGGCGGCAGCTCGTCGACCGACGGCGGGGCCGGTGCGCTCGCCGAGCTGGGCGCGAGGCTGCGGGATGCCGATGGCCGACCCGTCCCGGACGGCGCGGGCGGGCTGGGGCTCCTGGCGTCCGTCGACCTCGAGGGGCTCGCGGGGCTGCCGCCCGCGGGGGCGAGCGTGCTCACCGATGTGACCAACCCGCTGCTCGGGCCGCTCGGCGCTGTCGCGGTCTTCGGCCGTCAGAAGGGCATCCTCGACGGCGACGCGCCGCGGGCCGAGGCCGCCCTCGCCCGGTGGGGCGAGCTGCTCGCGGAGGCGACCGGCGTCGACCCCTCGACGCCCGGTGCGGGCGCCGCGGGAGGCACCGGCTTCGGCCTCCTCGCGTGGGGCGCGGAGCTCGAGCGCGGGTCCGCCGCCGTCGGGGCCGAGCTGGGGCTCCCGGATGCGGTGGCCGACGCGGACGTCGTCATCACGGGAGAGGGGCGGTACGACGGCCAGTCCGAGGCCGGGAAGGTGCCCGCCTACGTCCGTGGCCTCGCACAGGCGGCCGGGGCGAGGACGGCGCTGGTCGCCGGCGCGATCGCGGCCGACGCCTCCGCGTTCGACGCGCACGCCTCGCTCACGGCCCTGGCCGGCTCCACCGAGGAGGCGCTGGCCCGCCCCCGCGAGCACCTGGTCGCCGCGGGCGTGGCCCTCGCCCGGTCGCTCGCGAGCTGA
- a CDS encoding 2-hydroxyacid dehydrogenase has product MDTPETRIHVSFALPGPAADELAASGLLVTAYTEQTGQPRESLLADAAGASGLITLLSDRVDAELLDAAGASLKVVANFAVGYDNVDVAAATERGVIVTNTPGVLDEATADLAMALLLDLSRRVSEADRFLRTGAEWRWEPDLFLGLDVSAGATLGIVGLGRIGMAVATRAAAFGMRIVATGSRASSPEAAALGVRPVSFEELLAESDAISIHCPLTPATRHLFGPAQFAAMKPGALLVNTARGPIVDELALLEALEDGRLGGAALDVFEWEPHVTPGLLTLPNVVAVPHIGSAGGATRANMGLLAVRNAVAVVGGGQALTPVG; this is encoded by the coding sequence ATGGACACACCGGAGACCCGCATCCACGTCAGCTTCGCCCTGCCCGGACCGGCGGCCGACGAGCTCGCCGCCTCGGGACTGCTCGTCACCGCGTACACCGAGCAGACCGGGCAGCCGCGCGAGTCGCTGCTGGCCGACGCGGCCGGCGCGTCCGGGCTCATCACCCTGCTGAGCGACCGGGTCGACGCCGAGCTGCTGGATGCGGCGGGAGCCTCGCTGAAGGTGGTCGCGAACTTCGCGGTCGGGTACGACAACGTGGACGTGGCCGCGGCGACGGAGCGCGGCGTGATCGTGACGAACACCCCGGGAGTGCTCGACGAGGCCACCGCCGACCTCGCCATGGCGCTGCTGCTCGACCTGTCGAGGCGAGTGAGCGAGGCGGATCGGTTCCTCCGGACGGGGGCTGAATGGCGGTGGGAGCCGGACCTCTTCCTCGGACTGGACGTCAGCGCCGGCGCGACGCTCGGCATCGTGGGGCTGGGGCGCATCGGGATGGCCGTGGCCACTCGGGCGGCGGCCTTCGGGATGCGGATCGTCGCGACGGGCTCCCGGGCCTCCTCCCCCGAGGCGGCGGCCCTCGGGGTGCGACCGGTCTCCTTCGAGGAGCTGCTCGCCGAGAGCGATGCGATCTCGATCCACTGCCCGCTCACGCCGGCGACCCGCCACCTCTTCGGCCCGGCGCAGTTCGCGGCGATGAAACCGGGCGCCCTCCTCGTCAACACCGCGCGCGGACCCATCGTGGACGAGCTCGCGCTGCTCGAGGCGCTCGAGGACGGTCGACTCGGGGGCGCGGCGCTCGACGTGTTCGAGTGGGAGCCGCACGTCACCCCGGGCCTGCTGACCCTGCCGAACGTCGTGGCCGTGCCGCACATCGGGAGCGCGGGCGGCGCCACACGCGCGAACATGGGCCTCCTGGCCGTGCGGAACGCGGTCGCCGTCGTCGGGGGCGGGCAGGCGCTGACCCCCGTCGGCTGA